ATGCCGGATCAGTCCCGTGGAGACGGCCGCCGTGACTCCGGCGGCCTGGAGTACCGGAACCTGTCCGGCGTACGCGTGAGTCGTGCGTACGCCGGACGGCTCACTGCCAGGGGCCGCTGCGGCAGATGAACCGGGTGGTGCCGCTGTACTGGGTGGTGCTGCCGTCGTAGTAGCTGTAGCTGGCCCGCACGGGGTGCCCGAGGTTGCTGGCCGGGCAGGCGGCGAAGAGGGTCGGACCGGCGGTGGTGAAGGTGCCGACGCTGCCGGAGTACCAGGTGATGCTCCAGGTCGTCGTGCCGGTGCTGCTGGCGTCGCAGAGGAACTGCGAGGCGCCGGACTCGCAGAACGGCGCCGGGGCGGCGGCGAGGGCCGGGGCGGCCCCGGCAGCGGCGAGGCTCACGGTGGCAAGGGCGGAGGCGGCCAGAACCTTGACGGTGGTACGCAGGAAACTCCTCCCACGGTGATCGAGAAGTAACTCACTGCTACACCAGGGTAGCCGCCGCATAGGCGTACCTGGATTAGCTGTTCGGTCCATCAGCCACCCGCTGCCGCCAACGGTCGTGGTGCACCGCCTCGGCGAGGGGCCTGCGCCGCCGCCACCCGTGCCGTTCCAGGTCGGGCACCGCCTCCAGGTGGGTGACCGGGCCGACGCAGAGCCAGGCCACCGGCCGGATACCGGCCGGCACCCCCAGCAGTTCGGCGAGGAACGGCTCCCGGTAGAAGGACACCCACCCGACACCCCACCCCTCGGCGGTTGCGGCGAGCCAGAGGTTCTGGATGGCCAGACAGACCGAGTACAGACCGGCGTCGGCGATGGTGTGCCGCCCGAGCACGGCCGGACCCCCGCGCCCGGGGTCATAGGTCACCACGATCGACAGCGTCGACTCCAGCACCCCGTCGATCCTGATTCCGGCGAACCGCTCGGCCGCCGCGCCGTCCAGACTGGCCGCGAACGCCGCCCGCTCGGCCTGTACGTGCCGGTGGAACCGGCGACGGACGGCCGGATCCCGCACCAGGATGAAGTCCCACGGCTGCGAATAGCCGACGCTGGGTGCGGCATGAGCGGCGTCGAGAACCCGGTGCAGGGTGTCGGCCGGCACCGGCTCCCCGGTGAACTGCGCCCGGACGTCCCGGCGGCGATGAATGGCGTCATAGAGTTCCACAGGCAGGCTCCCGCTGCGCTCGGCCCACCCCGGTGGGTGGGCGGTCGACGCGAGGCCGGTCTTCGGACTCCCGGATCGACGCCGACCCGTCCGCCTTCCCAGCCGTACGGCCAGTGGCTGCGCTCCTCGCGCCTGGACGGTCGCTCCCCGGTCACCGCGGCGGGCCCGTGCCGGATTCACACCGGCTTCCCGATTCTCCCCGCACCCGCGGGGCACCTCGCACGATCGTGCCGTCGGCGATGCTAACCCGCCTCGACGACACAGGTCGACCACGCCCCGGCACAGCGGTCACGGCTCCGGAGACGGAGCTCGGCACGGGTCGCGTGGCCAGCGCTAGATTTGACGTTCACACGGATGTCAGGGTTGACCGGGGGGTCGGATGCGGATCGGTGAACTCGCCAGGCGCACCGGCGTGAGCGCCCGGTCGCTGCGCTACTACGAGCAGCAGGGCCTCCTGACCGCCGTCCGCCTCGGCAACGGATACCGGGAGTACGACGAGCAGGCGGTGCTCCGGGTCGCCTTCATCCAGGATCTCTACGGTGCCGGAGTACCGTCGGAGGTCATCCGGGAGATCCTCCCGTGCTCCAGCGGCCGGCACCCCACCGGCGACTGCTCCGCACTGTACGAACGGGTCCGGCAGATCCGTGACCGGCTGGCCCAGCAGGAGCGTCTGATCGGACAGCGACGGGCGATGCTGGACAGCTACCTGTCCGGTGCCGCCTCTCCCGCCGACCTGGCCGTGCCGTCCCGGGGCACGGCCGCACCCGCTCACCACGTTCCCCCAGGTCCCGTGTAGCGACGGGCACCTCCCGGCGCATCTTGACCTTGACACTGATGTCAGTGTCTAGCGTGAGCGGCATGACAACCGCATCCGACATGAAGGACCGCTACGTCCTCGTCACGGGCGGGTCGAGCGGCATCGGCGCGGCGATCGCGGACGAGTTCGCCGGCCGTGGGGCGAACCTGGTGCTGGTCGCCCGTGACGCCGGGCAGTTGGAGAGGACCGCCGCCGACCTGCGTGAGCGGCACGGCGTCACCGTGCTGAGCGTCGCGCTCGCCCTCGACCGACCCGGCGCTCCCCGCCACCTGATGGAGATCGTGCGCGAGGCGGGGGTCGAGGTGGAGGTGCTGGTCAACAACGCCGCCGTGGGCTCGCGGGCGATGGTGGCGGACAGCGACCCCACCAGGTTGCGTCAACTGGTGGACCTCAACGTCGGTGCCCTGACCGAGCTGACCACCCTCCTCGTCGCCGGCATGGTCCACCGCGGACACGGCTCGGTGGTCAACATCGCCAGCACCGGCGCCTACACGCCGGCGCCGGTCATGGCGGCCTACGCGGCCTCGAAGGCCTACGTCCTCTCGTTCACCCGGGCTTTGTGGGCCGAGACCCGGGCCAGCGGCGTCAGGGTGGTGGCGGTGAGTCCCGGGCAGACCCAGACGCCGATGAACCCTCGGCCGGGCCGTGACAAGCGTCAGCCCGCTCAGGTTGCGCGCACGGTGCTCGCCGCGCTGGAGGGGACCGGACCGGCCGTGGTCGACGGGGGCCGCAACAAGGTGGCCACCGTCCTGATGTGCATGGTGCCCGCGCGGCTCATGGCCACTCTCGCGCTACGGATGATGGCGCGTGGCGGGGCTGCGGCCACGGCGTCTCCACACTGACAGTGCCCCGACACGGGTCCGAGGTGCCGATCGTGCCCGGACCGACGACGTCGGGACACTAGACTCGCCGGCCATGGGAATCCTGACCTTCAGCCTCAACGTCACCCTGGACGGTTGTGTCGACCACGAGGAGGGGATCGCGGACGACGAGACGCACGCCTTCTTCACCCGGCTCATGGACGAGAACGGGGCGATGCTGTGGGGGCGCGTCACCTACGAGATGATGGAGAGTGCCTGGCCGGCCGTCGCCCGCGGCGACGTGGCGGCACCCCCGGCGCTGCGCGAGTGGGCGGCCAAGCTGGAGGGCAAGCCCAAGTACGTGGTGTCGTCGACGCGCACGGACTTCCCGTGGACCAACAGCCACCACGTCACCGGTGATCTACGCGAGAGCGTGCAGCGCCTCAAGGACGCGAATCCGGCCGGGGTCCTGCTCGGCAGTGGCAGGCTGGCGACCGAGCTCGACCGGCTGGACCTGATCGACGAGTACCGGATGCTGGTCCATCCCCGGATCGCCGGCCACGGTCCGACCCTGCACCAGGGCGGGCTGCCCGGCACGCGCCGGCTCGAGTTGCTCTCGGCGGAGCCGCTCCGCAGCGGCGTGCTGGCCGTGCACTACCGCCGCGCCGACTGACCCGGAACCGCTCCGGCACGGCCGGCGGTACCCGGCCCGCGCGCCGCAGATCATGCCGGCGCGCAGCGCGTACGCGGCCGCGCGGCAACGGCTGCGCGGCCTGTCGGAGCGGCCCGAGCCCGTCGGTCGGCACCCGACGTCCCTCAGCGCTTCACCGCCAGCGTGAGGCCGTCGGCGAAGGACAGCATCGCCAGGTCGACCCGGTCGTCGGCGAGCAGCGAGACGTTCAGCTCCCGGATGGTGGCGGTGTCCCGGTCCTGGTGTTCCTCGTCGACCACCCGGCCGAAGAACACCGTGTTGTCGAGGACGACCAGCCCGCCGCGGCGGACGAGTCGCAGCGCGGCCTCGTAGTAGTCCGGGTAGCCCGCCTTGTCCGCGTCGATGAACACGAGGTCCACCGTGCCCGGCCCGAGTTCGGTCTCCAGGTCGGCCAGGACCTCCCGCGCGGCACCGATGCGCACGTCGATGCGGTCGGCCACCCCGGCACGTTCCCAGTACGGTACGGCGATCATCGGCCACCGGGCGGAGATGTCCACCGTGAACAACCGGCCACCGGTGGGGAGCGCCCTGGCCATGCACAGCGTGCTGTAGCCGGTGAAGGTCCCGACTTCGACCACCGCCAGCGATGCCGCGGTCAGCCTGACGAGCAGGGCCAGCAGCTGGCCTTCTTCCGGCATGATCTGCATCGCCCGGCCCATCGGCAGGGCGGCGGTCTCCCGACGCAGGTCGGCGAGTATCTCGTCGTCGCGCAGCGAGACCTGCCGGACGTAGTCGAGCAGGGCCTCGGTGAACTCAGTCTGCTGTGCCATCCGCATCCCATCCGGCTCGTATCTCCAGGGCGTCACGCAGCCCGGTCCGTGAGGTGACCCCGAGCTTGGGGTAGACCTTGTAGAGGTGCCCGCTGACGGTACGGTCCGACAGGCGCAGCCGGACGGCGATCTGCTTGTTCGTCAGACCCTGGGCGGCGAGTCTGGCGACGGACTCCTCCTGCGCGGTGAGCCCGGCCGGCCCTTCGGCGGGGCGGGCGACGGCCAGACCGGCGGCCCGGAGCTCGTTACGGGCCCGCGCCGCCCACGGCCTGGCGCCGAGCCTCTCCAGGACCTCCAGTGCCGCGCCCAGCTCCACCCGGGCCGGGCCGATCTCCTTGGCGCGTCGCAGCCGCTCACCGTAGGCGAGGCGGATCCGGGCGTGCTCCAGCGGCCAGCGTTCATGTCCCGGTGCGGTCAGCGCCTGCCGGAAGGCCTCGTCGGTGTGACTGTCCCGGGCGAGCAGCGCGGTGGCCCCGTGGGTGAGCATGGTCATCCGCGGGGAGAGCCGGTCGAAGCCCCCGTCGCGCAGCGTGTGCAGATATGCGGCCGCCTGTGCGCCGTGCCCGGTGTGCGCGGCGGCGTCCGCCAGGTCGAACACGATGCGACGGGCGCTGACCGGCATGCGGGTCATCGCGCCGGCAGGGGCGATGTTGGACAGGGTCGCATAGGCCTGTTCATGGTCGCCGGTGCCCAGAGCCACCAGGGACCGGGCCTGGTGGGCCAGGATGACCGCCAGGCCGATCCCGCGGGGTACGGCCCACCGCAGAACCTCGTCGGCCAGCTCCAGCGCCTGCTCCGTTTCACCGCGTACCGCGGCCAGCAGCGCACGCTGGCACCGGGCGACGCCCTCCAGGGTCCGCAGGCCACTGACGCCCGCCACGGTGGCGCTCTCCCGCAGCAGGGTCTCCGCCTCGCCCCAGCGTCCCGAGTGGTACCGGTCCAGGATCTCCATGTGCAGTCCGAACCTCGCCGTCGGTGCTCCCCGGCTGTCGGCCGGCGCCTCGTGCAGGCCACGCAGCACCGGCAGCAGTTCGGTGACCGCGTCGAGGGCGGCGGCGGTGGCGGAGAGGGACGCCGTGGACAGGGCGGTGAGTTCCGCCGGTGTCGTCGGCCAGCGGTCGAGCAGTTCCAGGAACCGCTCACGCATCGTGGCGGCGTCGCCGTCCCGACCGGAGAGGATCGCGCGGCACCGCAGGACGATCTCCGCCGACGCGCAGTCGGGACGGGCGAGCACGGCGTCCAGGGCTGCCCAGTGGTCCGGCCGGTCAGCGAGGACACACACGTGGAACAGCATCTCCAGCGCCATGCGGCGCATCGGCACGCTGGTGGTGGGGTCGTCGAAGACCCGCACGAGGCGACGGTGGGCCATGTCCACGTCGCCCTCGTCGAGGGAGAGGAGATAGGCGCTGACGGCGGCGGTGTGGGTGGTGACGCCGAACTCTTCCGGGGCCGGGTTGAGGTGTTTCGCCCATTGCAGCCAGCCGGCGCGGCAGGCCAGTTGGGCCGCGATGCCCAGGCGTTCGGCGCGGGCGGCCGGCGCGGTGCTCAGCTCGGCGGCCCGGGCGAACATCTCGGTGGCCGTGGTGAGGACGCCCCGGTCGGCGGCGCGGTCGCCGGCCGCCGCCAGGGCATCGGCCACGGTGTCGTCCGGGCCCAGTGCCGCGGCCGCCAGGTGGGTGGCCCGGACGTCCTGGTCGACGTTGGTCACTGCGGCCAGGTGGCGGTGGGCGGTGTACAGCTCGCCCCGGGTCGCCAGGTCGATCGTGGTCAGCCGGACCAGTGGGTGGGTGAAGAGCAACCGGTCGGTGTCCATCGTGACCAGGTGCTGCCGTTCGGCGGGGCAGAGCCGGGCCGTGACGTCGGTCTCGCCGGTCGCTTCGGCGATCGTCGCGAGCTGGGCTCTCTCATCGAGGGCGGCGACCAGCAGGAGCCGTCGGGTCGGCTCGGGCAGGGCGCGGATCCGGGCGCCGACGTGCCCGCTGATCCGCGGGGTGACCGGCAGGTGGACCGGCAGCGGCATGCTCGCGCACCGCTGCTCCTGGCTGAGTGCCTTGGGTAGTTCGATCAGTGCCAGCGGGTTGCCGCGGGCATGGTCGAGGATGATGCGTCGGACGCGGCTGTGCAGGGTGGGGTGCCACACGTCGATCAGCAGACCGGCGTCGTGGTCCGACAGTGGCGCGAGCTGACGGCCGTACGGCCCGGCGGCGGCGAGCGGCGGCCCGGGTTGGCGGGTGGCGACCACCAGCACCAGACCGGCCAGTTCACACGTCCGGCGGGCGACGAAGGCGAACAGTTCGGTGCTCTCCCGGTCGATCCACTGGGCGTCGTCGACCAGCACCACCAGCCCACCCTCGTCGGCGAGCTCGGTGACCAGGGACAGGGTGGCCGCGCAGGTCGCCAGTCTGTCGGGCAGGGGGCCGTCGGCGTGCCCGAGGATGCGTGACAGGGTGACCCGCTGGTGGGCGGGCAGACGGTCGAGGTCCGCGCGCAGGGAGTACAGGAGCTGGTGCAGGCCCGAGTAGGGAAGGTCGGCTTCGGCGGGCGCGCCGGTGACCCACACGACGCGGCGACCGGCCCGGTGGGCCTGTTCGTCGGTGGCGCGGAGCAGCGCTGTCTTGCCGACGCCGATCTCGCCGTTCACCAGCAGGGCCGGGATGCGCTCCCGGCCGCGTAGCAGGGCGTCGATCAGTTCGGTCTCGGCTGTCCTGCCGATCAGCCCGGCCCGGCTGCGGGATGGTGCCGGGTGCCTGTCGTCGGATGCCGGGGTGGCGAGCAGGGCGAGCTGATGCCGGGAAAGCACCTGGTGACTCCCCACCGATCGATGGGATGGACCCTTCCTCTCACGGTCATCGGCGCTGGGCCACCGCCAGGACGTAGCCGGCCGCGGTGACGGCGCTGAAGCGCCTGAACAGTTCGACCAACTGGTCGAAGTGCGCGGGCGCGATCCTGCCGACGAAGTCCGCCCGGACCTCGCGCATGCGATCGGACAGCGCCGCGAACGCCCGCATCACGTGGGTGCTGATGTCGTCGAACTCGACGATCTCGAAGCCCGCCCGGTTCAGTTTGTCGGGCAGCGCGGCGATGGTCCGGCACTGTGTCACGGCACAGAAATTGTCGATGATCTCTTTCTCTGCGCCGCTCGCCGGGTGTCTGTCGACGATGTCGGCGATGACCAGCCGTGCGCCCGGGCGCAACACGGTGGCGATCTCCTGGAGTGCCCGGTCCTGGTCCGGCATGTGGATGAGGGATTCGATGGCGAAGGCCGCGTCGAACATACCGGGTCCAAACGGCATGTTCATCGCATCAGCGTATCGGAAATGCACGCGGTGGGCGACGCCGAGTTCCCGGGCACGCGCCCTGGCCGTGTCGATCTGTCCGTGGCTGACGGAGATCCCCGTCACCACCGTCCCGTCCTGTGTGGTCGCGAGCCGCAGCGAGGCGGTGCCCGCTCCGCAGCCGACGTCCAGCACCTGACTGCCGGGGCCGGCACCGACGCGTCCGACCACCATGTCGGTGAGGCGGGTGGCCGCCTCGGCGACGGAGGCCTGGTCCTCGTCGTCGCTCCAGTAGCCGACGTGGATGTTGCCGTCGAGCAGCGCGGTGAACAGTTCGGTCATGACGTCGTACATGTGGCCGACGTCGGTCGATACCGGCGCTGAATTCGCCATGTGGTGTCCCTCGCCTTTCTGGGGTCTAGAGGCCGAACCTGCTGTCGATCAGCTTGAGGACCTCCTGCCGTGACGCGCTCGTCAGATCGATGCCGGACGGCGTCGACCGGTCGCCGAGTTCGGCCAGCAGACGACCGAGTCGATCCGTGACCTGCGGTCGGATGCCGTCGTCCGGGTCCAGGGACGCGAGCTGCGTTTCCAGTCGGGTCAGCGTCTCCAGCACGGGCGGCGGTGTGGCCTCGCGCACCGGGACGGCCGCCGCGCGGAGATGGGCCGCCAGTTCCTCGGGGTTCGGATGGTCGAAGACCAGGGTGGGCGACAGTCGCAGGCCCGTCGCGGACTGCAACCGGTTGCGCAGCTCGACGGCCATCAACGAGTCGAATCCCAGGTCCTTGAAGGCCCGCCCGGCACCGACGGCGTCCGCGCCCGGGTGACCCAGGACGGCGGCGGCGTGGCCGCGTACCACGTCGACCAGCACCCGGTGCTGTTCCCCGGGCGACAGCCCGGCCAGCCGATGCAGCACGGTGCGCTGGTCGGTGCTCCGGCGCACCTGTGCGGGGCGCAGGCCACGCATCAGGGGCGACGGGTTGCCGTTCGCGGTCACGTCGAGACGGGCGGGCACGAGCAGGGGCAAGTCGGTCCGCAGCGCGGCGTC
Above is a window of Micromonospora rifamycinica DNA encoding:
- a CDS encoding SDR family NAD(P)-dependent oxidoreductase, producing the protein MTTASDMKDRYVLVTGGSSGIGAAIADEFAGRGANLVLVARDAGQLERTAADLRERHGVTVLSVALALDRPGAPRHLMEIVREAGVEVEVLVNNAAVGSRAMVADSDPTRLRQLVDLNVGALTELTTLLVAGMVHRGHGSVVNIASTGAYTPAPVMAAYAASKAYVLSFTRALWAETRASGVRVVAVSPGQTQTPMNPRPGRDKRQPAQVARTVLAALEGTGPAVVDGGRNKVATVLMCMVPARLMATLALRMMARGGAAATASPH
- a CDS encoding SAM-dependent methyltransferase; this encodes MANSAPVSTDVGHMYDVMTELFTALLDGNIHVGYWSDDEDQASVAEAATRLTDMVVGRVGAGPGSQVLDVGCGAGTASLRLATTQDGTVVTGISVSHGQIDTARARARELGVAHRVHFRYADAMNMPFGPGMFDAAFAIESLIHMPDQDRALQEIATVLRPGARLVIADIVDRHPASGAEKEIIDNFCAVTQCRTIAALPDKLNRAGFEIVEFDDISTHVMRAFAALSDRMREVRADFVGRIAPAHFDQLVELFRRFSAVTAAGYVLAVAQRR
- a CDS encoding helix-turn-helix transcriptional regulator, producing MLSRHQLALLATPASDDRHPAPSRSRAGLIGRTAETELIDALLRGRERIPALLVNGEIGVGKTALLRATDEQAHRAGRRVVWVTGAPAEADLPYSGLHQLLYSLRADLDRLPAHQRVTLSRILGHADGPLPDRLATCAATLSLVTELADEGGLVVLVDDAQWIDRESTELFAFVARRTCELAGLVLVVATRQPGPPLAAAGPYGRQLAPLSDHDAGLLIDVWHPTLHSRVRRIILDHARGNPLALIELPKALSQEQRCASMPLPVHLPVTPRISGHVGARIRALPEPTRRLLLVAALDERAQLATIAEATGETDVTARLCPAERQHLVTMDTDRLLFTHPLVRLTTIDLATRGELYTAHRHLAAVTNVDQDVRATHLAAAALGPDDTVADALAAAGDRAADRGVLTTATEMFARAAELSTAPAARAERLGIAAQLACRAGWLQWAKHLNPAPEEFGVTTHTAAVSAYLLSLDEGDVDMAHRRLVRVFDDPTTSVPMRRMALEMLFHVCVLADRPDHWAALDAVLARPDCASAEIVLRCRAILSGRDGDAATMRERFLELLDRWPTTPAELTALSTASLSATAAALDAVTELLPVLRGLHEAPADSRGAPTARFGLHMEILDRYHSGRWGEAETLLRESATVAGVSGLRTLEGVARCQRALLAAVRGETEQALELADEVLRWAVPRGIGLAVILAHQARSLVALGTGDHEQAYATLSNIAPAGAMTRMPVSARRIVFDLADAAAHTGHGAQAAAYLHTLRDGGFDRLSPRMTMLTHGATALLARDSHTDEAFRQALTAPGHERWPLEHARIRLAYGERLRRAKEIGPARVELGAALEVLERLGARPWAARARNELRAAGLAVARPAEGPAGLTAQEESVARLAAQGLTNKQIAVRLRLSDRTVSGHLYKVYPKLGVTSRTGLRDALEIRAGWDADGTAD
- a CDS encoding dihydrofolate reductase family protein — translated: MGILTFSLNVTLDGCVDHEEGIADDETHAFFTRLMDENGAMLWGRVTYEMMESAWPAVARGDVAAPPALREWAAKLEGKPKYVVSSTRTDFPWTNSHHVTGDLRESVQRLKDANPAGVLLGSGRLATELDRLDLIDEYRMLVHPRIAGHGPTLHQGGLPGTRRLELLSAEPLRSGVLAVHYRRAD
- the bluB gene encoding 5,6-dimethylbenzimidazole synthase gives rise to the protein MELYDAIHRRRDVRAQFTGEPVPADTLHRVLDAAHAAPSVGYSQPWDFILVRDPAVRRRFHRHVQAERAAFAASLDGAAAERFAGIRIDGVLESTLSIVVTYDPGRGGPAVLGRHTIADAGLYSVCLAIQNLWLAATAEGWGVGWVSFYREPFLAELLGVPAGIRPVAWLCVGPVTHLEAVPDLERHGWRRRRPLAEAVHHDRWRQRVADGPNS
- a CDS encoding MerR family transcriptional regulator yields the protein MRIGELARRTGVSARSLRYYEQQGLLTAVRLGNGYREYDEQAVLRVAFIQDLYGAGVPSEVIREILPCSSGRHPTGDCSALYERVRQIRDRLAQQERLIGQRRAMLDSYLSGAASPADLAVPSRGTAAPAHHVPPGPV
- a CDS encoding O-methyltransferase — encoded protein: MAQQTEFTEALLDYVRQVSLRDDEILADLRRETAALPMGRAMQIMPEEGQLLALLVRLTAASLAVVEVGTFTGYSTLCMARALPTGGRLFTVDISARWPMIAVPYWERAGVADRIDVRIGAAREVLADLETELGPGTVDLVFIDADKAGYPDYYEAALRLVRRGGLVVLDNTVFFGRVVDEEHQDRDTATIRELNVSLLADDRVDLAMLSFADGLTLAVKR